In Zobellia roscoffensis, the following are encoded in one genomic region:
- a CDS encoding Fur family transcriptional regulator — protein MGIVRRTKSVDAILEEFKMNSGAISVVSLVDQLSSRFNKTTVYRVLDRLEEDGILHSFLGKTGIKWYAKCSGCSASEHHDVHPHFQCLSCGKVDCLTVNVRIPSIPNRKVEASQILLQGQCEACLV, from the coding sequence ATGGGAATTGTTAGAAGGACAAAATCGGTTGATGCTATATTGGAAGAATTCAAAATGAACTCAGGTGCTATTTCGGTGGTGAGCTTGGTGGACCAACTGAGTTCTCGCTTTAATAAAACCACTGTGTATAGGGTTTTGGATAGGCTGGAGGAAGATGGTATTTTACATTCTTTTCTTGGAAAAACAGGAATTAAATGGTACGCTAAGTGTTCTGGTTGCTCGGCTTCCGAACACCATGATGTACACCCTCATTTTCAATGCCTTAGCTGTGGAAAAGTGGATTGCCTAACCGTAAATGTTCGTATTCCCAGTATTCCCAATCGTAAAGTGGAAGCTTCCCAAATATTGCTGCAAGGGCAATGTGAGGCTTGCCTGGTGTAG
- a CDS encoding cyclic nucleotide-binding domain-containing protein, giving the protein MKDQISISQLQEKFPNGKIETYEKDHTICFIHKKVTTFRWLLEGSIAYYLSMENPDKEILVCQTSEPFSTLGLNGFTLPKRYVYKVLVASEKAVFFEIPFEQIETYLQEGHKNILLKNIGSKLYHLLHTALLKQSELLNPVRFQPFVEDRKFQISPVAEKEAVISLMRRSPFLDYFEEKHLSAMATLAERREYEPDEVLYVQDGYSNGLFILIDGEVSIKRIENSIEIKQRSIKNSGFVFGWSCLLKQKDSCSAITRTRTSAYFIHDHDLMKLFKKDDQFEGQFFQRLIWLMGNQLNAAFIRYVGLLGKHNLQAVFQLIKNNESRLSVSSSLHQVPHLLKCNNTKALAYGTLNSLIENGTALERHIASLSLELLTEDQKESNFINGLQEIYSNVAARDTTDLDLNRKICARLTNKVFENVPYVIEGWENLPETAGHIFTYNHLINDAHYTLNNSFQITLDSHFLSAKVLFEKYGEPGIRTVRIGRGQEYGHQNYYNNLGHINVYTKDSELTSSENVKQARNIFYEEASKHLNNNYNIIISPEGTSYRTEESPGPFKMGAFKLAAEQEKEPLIVPIVLVNFDDRIGRSLFYCKIGQPFLLSEKVASKSKDDLRAFVQQYQAEYTIDVQKARERAEELFLSPGGKVLNEEPPAMWANEIKRLKRRVSKLKTQENLIAIYGSSSVRLWVHMQKDLQPFHTVNLGFGGSTFAWCIHYFDEIFAEVNPSKIVLYAGENDLSQGRTPQEVLADCHELVGMVKDKYPDVALAFISLKPSVEREQMIPLIIETNLLLSKYVISELNAQFINVFSHMISSDNRPIPELYLSDGLHLNKEGYTIWSSVIKNALESVALLEVEK; this is encoded by the coding sequence TTGAAAGATCAAATCAGTATTTCGCAATTGCAGGAAAAGTTTCCAAACGGAAAAATAGAAACGTATGAAAAGGATCATACCATATGTTTCATCCATAAGAAAGTAACCACGTTTAGGTGGCTTTTAGAAGGTAGTATTGCCTATTATCTTTCTATGGAAAACCCTGATAAAGAAATATTGGTCTGTCAAACATCCGAACCATTTTCCACATTGGGATTAAATGGGTTCACGCTTCCAAAACGCTATGTGTACAAGGTATTGGTGGCTTCTGAAAAAGCGGTCTTTTTTGAAATTCCTTTTGAACAGATAGAAACCTATTTGCAGGAAGGTCATAAAAATATCCTTCTTAAAAACATAGGTTCAAAATTATATCACCTGTTGCATACAGCTTTATTAAAGCAATCGGAACTGTTAAATCCGGTGCGTTTTCAGCCTTTTGTGGAAGACCGTAAGTTTCAAATATCGCCCGTAGCGGAAAAAGAAGCCGTCATTTCCTTAATGAGGCGTTCGCCATTTCTGGATTATTTTGAGGAGAAACACCTATCCGCTATGGCCACCTTGGCCGAGCGCAGGGAATACGAGCCGGACGAAGTACTATATGTCCAAGATGGTTATAGTAATGGCTTATTTATTCTGATCGATGGCGAAGTATCCATAAAACGTATTGAAAATTCAATAGAAATTAAACAGCGTTCCATCAAAAACTCAGGTTTTGTATTCGGTTGGTCTTGTCTTCTGAAGCAAAAAGATAGCTGTTCTGCCATTACGCGTACCCGAACTTCGGCCTATTTTATTCATGACCATGACCTCATGAAGCTGTTCAAAAAAGATGATCAGTTCGAAGGTCAGTTTTTTCAGCGTTTAATATGGCTGATGGGCAACCAGCTGAACGCAGCATTCATAAGATATGTGGGCTTGCTTGGGAAGCATAATCTTCAGGCCGTTTTTCAGCTGATTAAAAATAATGAATCCCGCTTATCGGTTTCTTCTTCTTTGCACCAAGTGCCCCATTTGTTAAAATGCAATAACACCAAAGCTCTGGCTTATGGTACTTTGAACTCTTTGATAGAAAATGGCACTGCTTTGGAAAGACATATTGCCTCTTTGAGTTTGGAGTTGCTGACTGAAGACCAGAAAGAGAGCAATTTTATAAACGGATTGCAGGAAATCTATTCAAACGTAGCGGCAAGGGATACAACGGACCTAGATTTGAATCGGAAAATATGTGCCAGATTGACCAATAAGGTCTTTGAAAATGTACCGTATGTAATTGAAGGATGGGAAAACCTACCAGAAACGGCAGGTCATATTTTTACCTACAATCATTTAATTAATGATGCCCACTACACCTTAAACAACAGTTTTCAAATTACCTTGGATTCCCACTTTTTGAGTGCTAAAGTATTGTTCGAAAAATATGGGGAACCGGGTATTAGAACCGTTCGCATTGGCCGCGGTCAGGAATATGGTCATCAAAACTATTACAACAATTTAGGCCATATAAATGTATATACCAAAGACTCGGAGCTCACGTCATCCGAAAATGTAAAACAGGCCCGAAACATCTTTTATGAAGAAGCCTCCAAACACCTGAACAATAATTACAATATAATTATTAGTCCAGAAGGCACGTCTTACCGAACCGAAGAATCTCCCGGTCCTTTTAAAATGGGTGCTTTTAAATTGGCCGCCGAACAAGAAAAAGAACCGCTAATAGTACCCATAGTTCTTGTGAATTTTGATGACCGAATCGGTAGGTCCTTGTTTTACTGTAAGATCGGACAGCCGTTTTTATTAAGCGAAAAGGTGGCATCAAAAAGCAAGGACGATTTGCGTGCGTTTGTACAACAATACCAAGCGGAGTATACAATTGATGTTCAAAAGGCGAGAGAAAGAGCGGAAGAATTATTCCTATCTCCTGGTGGCAAGGTACTTAATGAAGAACCACCTGCCATGTGGGCCAATGAAATTAAAAGGCTTAAAAGAAGGGTTTCAAAACTGAAGACCCAAGAAAACCTGATTGCCATTTATGGAAGTTCTTCGGTACGTTTATGGGTACACATGCAGAAAGATTTACAGCCCTTTCATACTGTGAACCTTGGTTTTGGAGGCTCTACATTTGCCTGGTGCATTCATTATTTTGATGAAATTTTTGCCGAGGTAAATCCTTCTAAAATTGTGCTTTATGCAGGTGAGAACGACTTGAGCCAAGGTAGAACACCCCAAGAAGTACTGGCAGATTGCCACGAATTGGTGGGCATGGTCAAAGACAAATATCCAGATGTAGCACTGGCCTTTATAAGTTTAAAGCCCAGCGTGGAACGGGAACAGATGATTCCGTTGATTATAGAGACCAATTTGCTGTTGTCTAAATATGTGATTTCCGAGTTAAACGCGCAGTTTATAAATGTAT
- a CDS encoding MerC domain-containing protein: MIDITKKPDALGALASSLCLVHCVATPFLFVAQSGLVVNHLTMPSWWKFLDFLFLAISFLAVYRSTQTTTINWIKPALWLSYGGLFVIIMNEKMELLPIPEATIYIPTIALIGFHLYNKKYCNCTTNNQCCAHE; the protein is encoded by the coding sequence ATGATCGATATTACAAAAAAACCGGACGCTTTAGGTGCATTAGCAAGTTCTTTGTGTCTGGTACATTGCGTTGCCACTCCGTTTTTATTTGTTGCCCAAAGCGGCTTGGTAGTAAATCACCTTACTATGCCTTCATGGTGGAAATTTCTTGATTTTCTTTTTCTTGCCATATCGTTCCTAGCGGTCTACCGTTCCACACAAACTACAACTATCAACTGGATAAAACCAGCCTTGTGGTTAAGTTATGGCGGATTGTTCGTGATTATCATGAACGAAAAAATGGAGCTTTTGCCCATACCTGAAGCAACTATCTATATTCCAACAATAGCTTTGATAGGGTTTCACCTTTATAATAAGAAGTACTGTAACTGTACTACTAACAACCAATGCTGTGCACATGAATAA
- the folE gene encoding GTP cyclohydrolase I FolE produces MNNKNNEQIEILGDNHFSANTETPLRADAFDKSDDEKIKNIQHHFGMIMKEMGLDLTDDSLSGTPYRVAKMYIKELFYGLDPANRPKLSTFNNKYGYKKMLVEQNITIDSACEHHFLPIVGHAHVGYIPKDKVIGLSKINRLVDYYAHRPQVQERLVLQIRNDLQKVLDTEDVIVSVCAKHLCVSSRGIKDKNSFTTTLEYGGCFADKAYRDEFLTIIGQQAV; encoded by the coding sequence ATGAATAACAAGAATAACGAGCAGATTGAAATATTGGGAGACAACCATTTTTCTGCAAATACGGAAACTCCTTTACGTGCAGATGCCTTTGATAAATCTGATGACGAAAAAATCAAGAACATTCAGCATCATTTTGGAATGATAATGAAAGAAATGGGCTTGGATTTAACGGATGATAGTTTATCCGGCACCCCATATCGCGTTGCAAAAATGTACATAAAAGAGTTGTTTTATGGTTTAGACCCAGCCAATAGGCCCAAGCTTTCTACTTTCAACAATAAATATGGCTATAAAAAAATGCTGGTAGAGCAGAATATTACTATCGATTCTGCCTGTGAGCATCACTTTTTACCCATAGTTGGGCATGCTCATGTGGGTTATATTCCAAAGGACAAAGTAATCGGGTTGTCCAAAATTAACCGTTTGGTAGATTATTACGCGCATCGTCCGCAAGTACAGGAAAGATTGGTTCTACAAATACGCAATGATTTGCAAAAGGTGTTGGATACAGAAGATGTTATCGTATCCGTATGTGCAAAACATTTATGTGTTTCCTCAAGAGGTATTAAAGACAAGAACAGCTTCACTACAACTTTAGAATATGGCGGTTGCTTTGCAGATAAAGCATATAGGGATGAATTTTTGACCATTATAGGGCAACAGGCCGTATAA